Proteins encoded within one genomic window of Strix uralensis isolate ZFMK-TIS-50842 chromosome 32, bStrUra1, whole genome shotgun sequence:
- the NES gene encoding nestin codes for MLSTESFAGARALGEESLQMWDLNKRLEAYLARVKFLEEENEVLRAEIQSAKGSSAGDSWRAKYEEELRALRDALDHAFREKCTAELARDNLYEEVQQVKSRCQKEQAAREEAKKQLNLSRKELEEERRAQIWLKERAVQLEKEVEALLEVHEEEKAGLDQEIASFSQSLESFRCAPVAFQPVEVEDYSKRLSEIWKGAVETYKTEVSQLEGSLCQAKENLWKAVEDNQQSQLQLQHLEKDLAGLKVRKEMLEESLARQWQEQRGEAEKFQLAMEALEQEKQSLRVQIAQVLEDRQQLMHLKMSLSLEVATYRTLLEAESTRLQMPAGEYKLANGLRDLKLEVSSSSKLALASTEARRLLPRDHRTSPSIFPRVEGWGQPTKAQSDALTPKNQSSGTRELQKISSVLHATAVQAVGMAREMGAPSCPTPSPPQPGKAAPPLSPEPPSPVPPAPGSPGGEGPAWPGGAGGVMSQGKEHPPPGAAAETHDDGVEPPGTAPARGLRYPAQLVSEALEDALKEMKDDAQPKEEPTLSAAWAPQDTRAPSPLPPIEVCGGAVAEGVGEGQDLSEGAGDGEAPEAEESAEEAELQALGAESSALRDGAASPPASHPCGTAASPSAAVRREEMGAWQEEMPAVLSPRESEGVDQEEDISGPGQTGTSWEEPDQGEDEVEVPSTEASHPSEDEEEGEPHSPCEEGSDFQGEGMEVREGESPQREVVAAHAVLVGSHPVLPTESHLEEDLVDGEQEEFEHREMPVCEMDLAAEEEREQETCPGEETCPEQEPSSIHETIPAEEASEEDAVGEEDPGRAKDGEGEKGEAGGEVLGAEDPRAGEAAAPETLGQESGAPEEPGDLQENGFVEEELEQEELEPELGEEPWGRGDDGNGQKSHPEGWEVTAEGAEGSLGTEEPSWADDAPTSAGGLENEERDGTSPAELDETQEDDEEDAESQGMSQQQPPPDAEPALELARDEQDGTAGQPTPAPADVPRQGDSQELAEALEEPWEVQDEDADDELGSEPGQAESSSSSPTALEQAPGDGAERSEEEEEEEDAGRSGELELAPGVGRKVELEDTLPDSTPLHLYEGEMLAVVAPSQNLSETEETTETAPASEIAPEDEGWLEGRDKPPTPTVPESREEEAGMEVAPVAEGVEEEEGYFMVSAPNQEVSSSEEAEISEDFEEIKVEAIEASKDDLEAPGEPSPVPEDEGHFEAFVGEADEDVKMPMEEPEMPKDEDEDDAGGFTAELEEGLAAPEADPGSPGAVGLFAGGADEPAPGATSSREAPGHSEGLSTEPVEELDDTVEPESDTGTAETLPGCNLGLVGQEEEEEEEEEDEPGTAHHNAAEPIPPAGIQAQVMPVSPLPDQAEQTVDEQPFVEEEAPDGDIPPPAGDEEPPKAEPPTPGSAPEQGGFPELIEEGPGAADLSAEVPVDVMKDSDILEIVEQALEFNQELVMGVRVAEGGQRDPGRTQLPHDTGEDSSPASSGEEEPTVQEAPADAAPGTEGPVRAENGLHREASLEDLAEFTEEVPNGITDVPPAQEIPAETSDPSAVPPPQPPAPRDADAAKLADASPRGKHGGADASPVPSALGDDVLCLAPDQPPACRLRAEQEPWSSGDE; via the exons ATGCTGAGCACGGAAAGTTTCGCAGGGGCGAGAGCCCTGGGCGAGGAGTCGCTGCAGATGTGGGACCTCAACAAGCGGCTGGAAGCGTACCTGGCCCGCGTGAAGTTCCTGGAGGAGGAGAATGAGGTGCTGCGAGCTGAAATCCAGAGTGCCAAGGGCAGCTCCGCCGGGGACTCGTGGCGGGCAAAGTACGAGGAGGAGCTGCGAGCCCTGAGGGATGCGCTGGATCATGCCTTCAGGGAGAAGTGCACGGCCGAGCTGGCCAGGGACAACCTCTACGAGGAGGTCCAGCAGGTGAAAAGCAGGTGCCAGAAGGAGCAAGCAGCCCGAGAAGAAGCCAAGAAGCAGCTGAACTTgagcaggaaggagctggaggaggagaggagagcacaGATCTGGCTGAAGGAGAGAGCcgtgcagctggagaaggaggtggAAGCCTTGCTGGAGGTGCACGAGGAGGAAAAAGCAGGGCTGGACCAGGAGATCGCGAGCTTCTCGCAAAGCCTGGAGAGCTTCCGCTGCGCGCCGGTGGCTTTCCAGCCGGTGGAGGTGGAGGACTACTCCAAGAGGCTGTCGGAGATCTGGAAAGGGGCGGTGGAGACCTACAAGACGGAGGTGTCGCAGCTGGAGGGGTCCCTCTGCCAGGCCAAGGAGAACCTCTGGAAGGCGGTGGAGGACAATCAGCAGAGCCaactgcagctgcagcacctggagaAGGACCTGGCGGGGCTCAAAGTGCGGAAGGAGATGCTGGAGGAGAGCCTGGCCCGGCAGTGGCAGGAGCAGCGCGGGGAGGCGGAGAAGTTCCAG CTGGCGATGGAGGCcctggagcaggagaagcagAGCCTGCGGGTGCAGATCGCCCAGGTGCTGGAGGACAGGCAGCAGCTCATGCACCTCAAGATGTCCCTCAGCCTGGAAGTGGCGACCTACAG GACACTGCTGGAAGCAGAGAGCACCCGCTTACAAATGCCAGCCGGGGAATACAAGCTGGCCAACGGTTTACGAG ATCTCAAGCTggaggtgagcagcagcagcaagctggcACTGGCGAGCACCGAGGCCAGGCGGCTGCTGCCCCGGGACCACCGCACCAGCCCCTCCATCTTCCCcagggtggaggggtgggggcagCCAACAAAAGCCCAAAGCGATGCCCTGACACCCAAAAACCAGAGCTCCGGCACCAGGGAGCTCCAGAAAATCAGCTCAGTCCTCCACGCCACGGCAGTGCAGGCTGTCGGCATGGCCAGGGAGATGGGTGCCCCCAGTTGCCCAACGCCGAGCCCCCCACAGCCCGGAAAAGCcgcccctcctctctccccagagccccccagccctgtgccGCCAGCGCCGGGGAGCCCTGGGGGAGAGGGCCCTGCCTGGCCAGGGGGAGCCGGGGGGGTGATGAGCCAAGGGAAGGAGCATCCTCCACCCGGAGCCGCAGCGGAGACCCACGATGACGGTGTGGAGCCCCCCGGAACGGCGCCCGCCCGCGGCCTGCGGTACCCAGCCCAGCTGGTCAGCGAGGCTCTGGAGGATGCTCTCAAGGAAATGAAAGACGATGCTCAGCCCAAAGAAGAGCCCACGCTCAGCGCCGCGTGGGCCCCCCAGGACAcccgtgcccccagccccctTCCCCCCATAGAGGTTTGCGGAGGAGCTGTTGCAGAGGGGGTCGGGGAAGGGCAAGACCTCTCCGAAGGTGCTGGGGACGGCGAAGCCCCCGAAGCGGAGGAGAGCGCTGAGGAAGCTGAGCTCCAGGCGCTGGGTGCGGAGAGCAGCGCCCTGCGGGACGGAGCTGCATCCCCACCAGCATCGCATCCCTGCGGCACGGCTGCTTCCCCGAGCGCCGCGGTGAGACGGGAAGAGATGGGAGCGTGGCAGGAGGAGATGCCCGCTGTGCTGAGCCCACGGGAATCAGAAGGGGTGGACCAGGAAGAGGACATCAGTGGCCCTGGCCAGACGGGGACTAGCTGGGAAGAGCCAGATCAAGGGGAGGATGAGGTGGAGGTCCCAAGCACGGAGGCATCCCACCCCtcggaggatgaggaggaggggGAACCCCACAGCCCCTGCGAGGAGGGCAGTGATTTCCAGGGTGAAGGAATGGAGGTGCGAGAAGGGGAGTCCCCGCAAAGGGAGGTCGTAGCTGCTCATGCTGTCCTCGTGGGAAGCCACCCGGTTTTGCCCACGGAAAGTCACTTGGAAGAGGACCTTGTTGATGGAGAGCAGGAAGAGTTTGAGCATCGGGAAATGCCTGTGTGTGAGATGGAtctggctgcagaggaggaaagggagcaggAGACGTGCCCAGGGGAGGAGACGTGCCCAGAGCAGGAGCCCTCGAGCATCCATGAGACCATCCCAGCAGAAGAGGCTTCTGAAGAAGATGCCGTTGGAGAGGAGGACCCAGGCAGAGCAAAAGATGGtgagggagaaaagggagaggccggtggggaggtgctgggagcagaaGACCCCCGGGCAGGAGAGGCTGCGGCACCTGAAACCCTGGGGCAGGAGAGCGGAGCCCCGGAGGAGCCTGGAGACCTGCAGGAAAATGGCTTtgtggaggaggagctggagcaggaggagctggagccagagctgggagaggagccctggggcaggggggatgATGGCAACGGGCAAAAGTCCCATCCGGAGGGCTGGGAGGTGACAGCGGAGGGTGCAGAGGGGAGTCTGGGGACGGAAGAGCCGTCTTGGGCAGATGATGCCCCGACAAGCGCAGGAGGGTTGGAAAACGAGGAGAGAGATGGCACATCGCCAGCAGAGCTGGATGAAACCCAGGAGGATGATGAAGAAGATGCTGAGAGTCAGGGGAtgagccagcagcagccaccGCCAGACGCTGAGCCGGCCCTGGAGCTGGCAAGGGATGAGCAGGACGGCACCGCGGGGCAGCCTACCCCGGCACCCGCAGATGTCCCCAGGCAGGGGGACAGCCAGGAGCTGGCCGAGGCTCTGGAGGAGCCGTGGGAGGTGCAGGATGAGGATGCTGATGATGAGCTCGGCTCAGAGCCGGGACAGGcggagagcagcagctccagccccacggCACTCGAGCAGGCACCAGGTGATGGTGCGGAGAgaagcgaggaagaggaggaggaggaggatgccggGCGATCGGGAGAGCTGGAGCTGGCACCGGGGGTGGGCAGGAAGGTGGAGCTGGAGGACACGCTCCCGGACAGCACGCCCTTGCACCTCTATGAAGGGGAGATGCTGGCTGTGGTTGCACCGAGCCAAAACCTTTCGGAGACTGAGGAGACCACAGAGACAGCCCCTGCATCCGAAATAGCTCCGGAGGATGAAGGATGGTTGGAAGGGAGGGACAAGCCACCAACTCCCACCGTGCCAGAGAGCCGCGAAGAGGAAGCAGGGATGGAAGTAGCCCCTGTGGCAGAGGGTGTCGAGGAGGAGGAAGGTTATTTCATGGTCTCTGCTCCCAACCAAGAGGTGTCCAGCTCAGAGGAAGCTGAAATCTCCGAGGATTTTGAAGAAATTAAAGTTGAAGCAATCGAAGCCAGCAAAGATGATCTGGAAGCTCCTGGAGAACCATCTCCAGTGCCAGAGGACGAAGGGCACTTTGAGGCGTTTGTTGGTGAAGCAGATGAAGACGTGAAGATGCCCATGGAAGAACCTGAGATGCCaaaggatgaggatgaggatgatgCTGGGGGTTTTACTGCTGAGCTGGAGGAAGGTCTGGCTGCACCCGAGGCAGATCCCGGCTCCCCCGGGGCCGTGGGGCTGTTCGCAGGAGGTGCTGATGAGCCAGCCCCGGGTGCCACCAGCTCACGTGAGGCACCAGGGCACTCAGAGGGTTTGTCCACCGAACCGGTCGAGGAGCTCGATGACACGGTAGAGCCGGAGAGTGACACCGGCACAGCCGAAACGCTCCCAGGCTGCaacctggggctggtggggcaggaggaggaggaggaggaagaggaggaggatgagccTGGCACGGCTCACCACAACGCGGCCGAGCCCATCCCTCCGGCCGGGATCCAGGCCCAGGTGATGCCGGTTTCTCCGCTGCCTGACCAAGCAGAGCAGACAGTGGATGAGCAGCCGTTTGTGGAGGAGGAAGCACCAGACGGTGACATCCCTCCCCCAGCTGGGGACGAGGAGCCCCCCAAGGCCGAGCCTCCAACGCCGGGCTCTGCGCCGGAGCAGGGAGGTTTTCCAGAGCTGATTGAAGAAGGCCCAGGCGCTGCTGATCTCTCTGCCGAGGTGCCGGTGGACGTCATGAAAGACTCGGATATTTTGGAAATAGTCGAGCAAGCCCTGGAGTTCAACCAGGAGCTGGTGATGGGGGTGAGGGTGGCCGAGGGTGGGCAACGGGATCCCGGCAGGACCCAGCTCCCCCACGACACTGGGGAAGACTCCTCGCCCGCCTCGTCCGGCGAGGAGGAGCCGACGGTGCAGGAGGCACCGGCTGACGCGGCACCGGGGACGGAGGGTCCGGTTCGGGCTGAGAACGGGCTGCACCGGGAGGCCAGCCTGGAGGACCTGGCCGAATTCACCGAGGAGGTGCCGAACGGCATCACCGACGTGCCACCGGCACAGGAGATCCCCGCGGAGACCTCAGACCCCagcgcggtgccgccgccgcagccccccgctccccgagACGCCGACGCCGCCAAGCTGGCCGACGCCAGCCCGCGTGGCAAACACGGCGGGGCCGACGCCAGCCCCGTACCGTCCGCTTTGGGCGACGACGTCTTGTGCCTCGCGCCCGACCAGCCGCCGGCGTGTCGGCTGAGAGCCGAGCAGGAGCCCTGGTCCTCGGGGGACGAGTGA